From the genome of Ptychodera flava strain L36383 chromosome 13, AS_Pfla_20210202, whole genome shotgun sequence:
ATTTTTTATCGGGTCTAGGTAGTTAAATTTAAACTAATACTACAAATTAGTCATGCTTTCGGGAAAACAAATTAAACTGGATTTGATGCACTGTTTTTCTTTATTGAAAATTTGGGCTGAATTTAAAGTTTCTGAATAAGTTTGGAGTAAAATTAATCAAGGAAAAGATGGAGAAGATTAAACatgatgatgattttttacaattaaacaaAAAGTTCCCAAGGTCTGCATATGCTAAGCCAATGGCCTTTTTTTAAGTTGGAATAAGTGTTTAGTGAAAGTCTTAGAAATTTTACGCAAAATCATAAGCCAGGTTAGTAAATTTGATGACCGCATCTCGTCGAATCTGACATTTGATTTACTATTGCTGTCTATTTTTATGTGCTATCAAGTAATAGGTTACTTATAAGATGTTGGCCCGAGAATGTCACGTTATCTCTGGCAGACATGTTAGTTAGATCCCGTGTGGTTACTGATGGTTTTACTGTGAACTGTAACCATTCATTCACAAAAAGAACACATTGTTTAATAGAAGACACTCATGATGGAATGGTTTATATACGAAAATATCATTCAAGGACTTGTTTAAAAGAGGGGTCTTCTTCCTCATCTGCTCGGGCGAGATTCGGACTTCAAGGTCGTTTAAAGTTTACGCTATTCAATGGCATCAACAGGTGTCGGTGAAAATTGTCCGTATGCTATCCTATGTCCTCCTAACAAACCCTTCACCAATCATAACCAGATGGTACTATTTGTGTCATGGTGCCCGTGTCGAGAGACTGCGATCTGCGTGTGCAATGTGCGACGGAGTTCATGATGCAGGTACAGGTTTAAATGGAGCGTGCTGCAACTGCGCATGTGTCAAGAAGCGACACCGTCACCCGTCTTTGAACTGTGGAATCAAATGCACGGGTTGACTAAATTTCTTACAAAGGTAATAAAGAACGAAAAAGGGGTGACGAAACGTCATTTTCACTACCTGTATAGATTCACATCCAATTCTTCTAAATTCAGAACAGTGTCCACCAAAATATTACGCAAACTGTAGTTTTTACGGTTCATGGTTGGTACTTCTCATGCCGTTGTCGTCGACACTCGGCCCAGTATTTGAGTCAATGACCTATGGACCTGGCAGGGGCGTTCCAGGTTGCACCGCACTTTGCACGAAGTTACGCAATATGAAATTGTTCAACTTTGCTACCGTTGTTGTTTTCTTACAACTGTATTTTTCTTTATTCgtaaatgttgttttttctcAGGGCAAACAGCGTGCAAGGACCGATGAGTATGAAAAGTGTTATGAATTATTCACCAATGAAGAACGAAAAGAAATTCATCGTGTTTTTAGCAGCATCACAGCCACTGAAGACCCCAAAGGTCACCAACAAATAACGCAGTCTTTTAGTCTGCAGAGTCTTCAGGTATGCGTGTAATTTCAGATTTTTAATTTGGTGATGGTGAACAAAACTGTGATTATATCTTCacgatttgtttgttttgaaaatgtgttgtcgAATTACCCTTACAAATACCATACACACAAACTATGTTTCTATGGTAACCAAcaagtttttgagaaaaacaccATGGAGGTAATAGGCTACCTCCATGAAAACACGTAGCCGGTGGAAATTTCTATTCGTCTCAGTCCGTCTACCAGTTTTAACACACAGTATTTCAGGCACTATTTGTCTAGGAATTATGATCAGTAAATGTCatatattaaacttttttttccgATGAGTATGAAAAATGTTTGTATTatacttttttttcattatacaggCCTCACCTGTGTCGCGTGTGTGTCAACCAATACAgtataatatttcaaagaaaacattccatatttgtttattgccctccctaatccacTTCATTTATTCTACAGATCaccatggggggggggggggacttatcgccctgaccaaataactcgttagcagctcatataGTAAAAAACGGAAATGAGGGCTTTGCATTGCTTTATTCAAATATATGAAGATAAGATCACTCCTGGCTTTATTTCTCAAATATAGCGGAGTTTAATCCATTCTGCGTCCATTCTCTTTCAGGCTTATATCGGCCCCAAAGTTAGAGATGATGACATTATCAACAGACTATTCAATGAAATGTTGAAACCGAGTGAGGTCGGAAAGAAAGGCGTGACCGTGACCTTGGAACACTTTACCATCACCATGGCACACATCATGAAAGGCACATTGGAACAACAAGCTCAGATTATTCTGAAACTAGCAAGTGATGAGAAAGAAGGTGTTTCTGCTAGAGATCTGTACGTGGTATGTATGTCACAGCCAATCAGAATAGGGGATTAGATGATGACGTCACGGGCAGAGATTGTTTATATTTACAACACTACGGTGTCACGTGTCTTCTAAcagagaatttgaaaaaaaacatcattgGACTTGAACTAAACTTCacccttgcttgcttttatAAAATCACCTTagttttttttcacattcattgattattttaaatTCGACTTGCCTAGTAGATGATTTTGAAAGTCACCTTTGCTATGTCAGCGTGAttcttttttacttttcttttttctttttctttttagttTGTGAGTGATATCCTTCACTACGTTCAGAAGGAGATGCAGCCAATTATTGAAGCCAAACACTGGGAGTTGCCGTCATCCGATGAAGCTGACAGGAGACTTGCTAAGTATTTACTGAGAGATCTATTCTGGAAAGGTAACTTCGTAATTCTATTTTGCTAAGCAGTTTTTGTTAATGATATCATTGTCTTCACGTGTGTAAGCACACTGCGATTTTTCTCCTCtccaatgaataaataaaaaaaattcttctaTACATCCTGTAACGTTACACCCCCCTGTACAACAATGTCCCCTACTAACCTGCTTTTATACGACGACACGGGCACTTCTCTGAGTCCCCGAGACCACTGTGGGCCCGTACTGTGTACTCTTTCGGCCAAAATCTAGTGGTCAGTTGGACATGTgggaagaaagaaaaaatacgaAGCAAGTATTAGTACCTGACGAATAGTCTACAATGTTAGGCCTGTGACGATGTCATTAACTGCCATTGGTCTCCTTGGGTCACGTGGTTACGTAATTAAACTTTACTGTTAACATCTGAATCGTATGGCATAAAAAGTACAAATCACTTTTCGAACGGGAGATGTGCACAGTTCCCCATACAAATAAAGTATAAGCTGTCTATCGTCGTGCTAATTTTTTTGGAAACATTAAATGCAACTTTAAAAAGTTTATCATGTTTTCTTTGTCCATGAACACAGATGAGCAACAGCCTATCGGTGCCGAAGAGCTTGCAAGAAGAGGAAGTCTCGGTGAGGTCACCAGTTTATTTCACAGCGTCATACACGGCGTGATAagacactgacagacagacagacagacagacacaaatatataaattttaagAAGTACATATATTGTTACGTGAATATTCCCTCTCTCCGTCTGTCTTTttttcctgtctgtctgtctgtctctgtctgtctgtctctgtcttcccccctccctctctccctccctccctctctgcTGGCGTTATATAACGCCAGCAGTTGTAATCAGTCAGACACTTTTTCGTTCGATGTAAATTATCACACGACAAATGTTTGCTTTCCAACTCATCAACATTGAAGACCAGCGGAAGACAAGCTCAGTACAGCTATGCATAGATGTAAAAGTTTGACCCAAACATCTTTTTCTCTTTCAGCTAGTTTGCATATTCCAAATAAGCAATACGGAGAGTATGATATTGTTGGTTGGTTGACGAACACGCCACGTTTTGCACAAGTGGTGGCTGAAGTGTTCAGATACGCCTTGGATATACACCAAGACAaggtaacaaataaacaaacaaagagacaaacaaacaaacaaacaaacaaacttcatCTTTCATTGATGAGATTCTTACATACCTAACCAAATTACGTCGTTATTATTTGCTTGTTTTGTTATTTAATCCATTTATTGATTTACTGATACATTTGTTACCGGTAAATGCAAATCGGCTTCCAGGTAGTATTACCTGGAAGCAGTTTGCAATTACAAGCGTTTATGCAGTCCGGTAAATGTTCGTGGCCATAGCAGTCACTTGCGGATGAATTTGGATTTCCTGCGAGAAAGACTCTAGGACCTCCAAGAGATCAGAATTATGCACCTTATATACCGCTTGCACTTGTCAGCCTTAGGGCTGTTCagtaaacttttacaaataattTTCGGAATATCCTTGTAGAGCGATCAAGCTAAAAGAAGACAATGTGAGCCCCTGCAAACTGAGTGCCCTGCCCACATTGGAATGCGATCACCCAGAGGTAACGTTGTGTTTCCGTGTTTTCGTCCCCTGACATGCAGGCAGCTGAAGCTAGGGGTGGTGCTGATCGTGGCAAGGATGTAGGTACAACATACAAGGAGTTGACATCAATGGTACCTAAATGCATGGATGTCACATTCAGTTGGAGTAAACTGAAAACCGCCCTCGATACACCCTCTATATTATTCATCAACAAACTGTTGCCAAGGCGACTGCAGTCTGAGTGGAGGTTGCTCTTCTCAAATCGGCTTCACGGAGAGAGTTTCAACACGATGGCACAGAATATCATGAATGAGGGCCCATCTCTCTTGATCGTCAAGGACCACGATGGACACGTCTTCGGAGGATTCGCTGCCGACTCTTGGGAACCCAACGCACGATTTTACGGTGGGAATATATTCAATAATATCGTAGCCATGTATCTTTTACTTCAGGCTGTATTCatctttgattttgattttttacagtCAGAAAGGAAACTAAATGTTGACCACAATGGTAGTATTTACAGCACTACTGAGCAATGTTTATCACAGCTACTGGGACTATATTTTATCTCACATTAAATATTACCAGAGACTGTCTTGTGGATACAGTAAAGAAAGTGAACACTTtgaattcatttgcatataccaCCCTACCTCACCTGTTTACTCCTAAAATAAGCTTACATTAAGTTTATTCACATGGTAAAATAAggagacaaacaaacaaacaaacaaataaacacagaCACATTTAGTTCTCAGGGAGATCAGTGTTCATCACATTTCGTTGCAGGTTCGGCAAGGAGTTTCCTGTTCTCACTGGCACCAGTGATGGAGATTTACGAATCTTCGGGAGAAAACGACCGCtaccagtatttcaacctaAAGACGACTACACTCCCCAGTGGTCTGGTGAGTGTGCAGTTATAGCCAATGTAGTGTagtttgtaaaaaaatgcaAGTATTTCGCCAGGATCCAACTCTGTACTTTAGGTAATCTCATAAACTACTGTAAGGATCCTGTTTACACAGTCAAGAAAAAATAAGGTAAATATTACATACTAAGTGAAGTGTGTATATAAAtcgaataaaaatatcaaatataatgACGCAATTGTAGTTCATGTACATTTAAAAATACGCAattctttgttcaaattttagggtttcggcggccattttgaatactttggCCTGTGGATAGACGGTAGTTTTGGCAAAGGTCACTGCTTACCGTCAACAACTTACAATAACGAGCAGATGTCTTACGATGAGCAGTTCAAAATCGACACTTTGGAGGTTTGGGGAGTTGGACCAGTTCAGTCCATCCCAGATGAGGttggtaaaaattaaattattagcATTTCGTGGATATGATTTGTGTTGTAATTTGACAAAGGTGAATGTCCGGATATCGATGAAAATAATCTATTTACCCCGTGGCATTCCTGACACTGCCATAGCAACCATAAGGACAGACGATAGAAAAGAGATAGCATAGATGGAAGGTAGACACTTTTAACATTTGCAGAATCCGGCTAGTTTGATCACTAGGATAGTGTACCATTGGATCATCAATTTACCAAGATGCATCTTGATTCTGGATGTGGTACGCTGCTGTAGGAAGTTTACGAAATTTCCCATTTTCATGAGGGAATGAAGTGGATAAACACTCAAACGGGAGGAGAAGGGCTGTGCAATGTGGATTTGAGAATGAATCAGAAAGAATGAAAACACTACTTtgcataaaagaaaaaaaatgtagattCTAGAGTTTCATGAATGAGAGAAAAAAGACTATtacataaaattaacagtacTTTTATTACACAACtcaatattaaaaatattaaatctttCTGTTCATAAGGACACGCTGGCTTAGACAGTAGGATCTATAGCGACCATACCGTCATAGTCCTATCATCCACATGCATCTGCGCGATTccttcacaaaa
Proteins encoded in this window:
- the LOC139148346 gene encoding MTOR-associated protein MEAK7-like isoform X1, with the translated sequence MCQEATPSPVFELWNQMHGLTKFLTKGKQRARTDEYEKCYELFTNEERKEIHRVFSSITATEDPKGHQQITQSFSLQSLQAYIGPKVRDDDIINRLFNEMLKPSEVGKKGVTVTLEHFTITMAHIMKGTLEQQAQIILKLASDEKEGVSARDLYVFVSDILHYVQKEMQPIIEAKHWELPSSDEADRRLAKYLLRDLFWKDEQQPIGAEELARRGSLASLHIPNKQYGEYDIVGWLTNTPRFAQVVAEVFRYALDIHQDKAAEARGGADRGKDVGTTYKELTSMVPKCMDVTFSWSKLKTALDTPSILFINKLLPRRLQSEWRLLFSNRLHGESFNTMAQNIMNEGPSLLIVKDHDGHVFGGFAADSWEPNARFYGSARSFLFSLAPVMEIYESSGENDRYQYFNLKTTTLPSGLGFGGHFEYFGLWIDGSFGKGHCLPSTTYNNEQMSYDEQFKIDTLEVWGVGPVQSIPDEYADRPRVGSVLDSDPEGSAILELTGSYRHSDGFRENTRHSPGVKDLPIL
- the LOC139148346 gene encoding MTOR-associated protein MEAK7-like isoform X2, with protein sequence MGRKWMTYLTCGLARGKQRARTDEYEKCYELFTNEERKEIHRVFSSITATEDPKGHQQITQSFSLQSLQAYIGPKVRDDDIINRLFNEMLKPSEVGKKGVTVTLEHFTITMAHIMKGTLEQQAQIILKLASDEKEGVSARDLYVFVSDILHYVQKEMQPIIEAKHWELPSSDEADRRLAKYLLRDLFWKDEQQPIGAEELARRGSLASLHIPNKQYGEYDIVGWLTNTPRFAQVVAEVFRYALDIHQDKAAEARGGADRGKDVGTTYKELTSMVPKCMDVTFSWSKLKTALDTPSILFINKLLPRRLQSEWRLLFSNRLHGESFNTMAQNIMNEGPSLLIVKDHDGHVFGGFAADSWEPNARFYGSARSFLFSLAPVMEIYESSGENDRYQYFNLKTTTLPSGLGFGGHFEYFGLWIDGSFGKGHCLPSTTYNNEQMSYDEQFKIDTLEVWGVGPVQSIPDEYADRPRVGSVLDSDPEGSAILELTGSYRHSDGFRENTRHSPGVKDLPIL